One window of the Janthinobacterium sp. PAMC25594 genome contains the following:
- a CDS encoding porin, translating to MRKINAITMALLGACACGVTTGAYAQSGVTLYGVLDSSVAYTSNVNAAGDSMVKVPTLTGSLPSRFGFKGVEDLGGGLQAIFALESGFGVDTGIAGQGGRLFGRQSYVGLKGRYGSVMLGRQMNMSFWATQKSDIMGPALFSISSLDLYLPNARSDNAIGYLGTFSNVTVGATYSLGRDASAAGGPAATGCAGEVAGNAKACRQITALLGYDTGRYGATASYDIMYGNAGAANGLTSSRNFDRRVIASAYAMAGQLKIGGGIIDRTIRAATGPVDSQLLYVGAAYPLAPALVLDGQIARLAVKDSPNDATLATMRLTYHLSKRTAIYSAIGRMDNSGAAAVALDAGGTVGAGRTQNGVMAGMRHFF from the coding sequence ATGAGAAAAATCAACGCCATCACCATGGCGCTGCTGGGCGCGTGCGCCTGCGGCGTGACCACAGGCGCCTACGCGCAAAGCGGCGTCACCCTGTACGGAGTGCTCGACAGCTCGGTGGCTTATACGAGCAATGTCAATGCGGCCGGCGACAGCATGGTCAAAGTGCCGACACTCACGGGCTCCCTGCCGTCGCGCTTCGGTTTCAAGGGCGTGGAAGACCTGGGCGGCGGCTTGCAGGCGATCTTTGCGCTGGAATCGGGCTTCGGCGTCGACACGGGCATCGCGGGGCAGGGCGGGAGATTATTTGGCCGCCAGTCGTATGTGGGCTTGAAAGGGCGTTATGGCAGCGTGATGCTGGGGCGGCAAATGAATATGTCGTTCTGGGCCACGCAAAAGTCCGACATCATGGGCCCGGCCCTGTTTTCCATCAGCAGCCTCGATCTGTACCTGCCGAATGCGCGCAGCGACAACGCCATCGGCTACCTGGGCACGTTCTCGAACGTGACCGTGGGCGCCACCTATAGCCTGGGGCGCGATGCATCGGCGGCGGGCGGGCCGGCCGCCACGGGCTGCGCGGGCGAAGTGGCGGGTAATGCCAAGGCTTGCCGCCAGATCACCGCCTTGCTCGGCTACGACACGGGCCGCTATGGCGCCACGGCCTCGTACGACATCATGTACGGCAATGCGGGCGCGGCCAACGGCCTCACGTCGAGCCGCAACTTCGACCGCCGCGTGATCGCCAGCGCCTATGCCATGGCGGGCCAGCTGAAAATCGGCGGCGGCATCATCGACCGCACTATCCGCGCGGCCACGGGACCGGTCGACTCGCAGCTGCTGTATGTGGGCGCCGCGTATCCGCTGGCGCCCGCGCTGGTTCTCGATGGACAAATCGCCAGGCTGGCCGTCAAGGACAGCCCGAACGATGCCACGCTGGCCACCATGCGCCTGACCTATCACCTGTCCAAGCGCACGGCCATCTACAGCGCCATCGGCCGCATGGACAACAGCGGCGCGGCTGCCGTGGCGCTGGACGCGGGCGGCACCGTGGGCGCGGGGCGCACGCAGAACGGCGTGATGGCGGGGATGCGCCACTTTTTCTGA
- the maiA gene encoding maleylacetoacetate isomerase — MKLHGYYRSSASYRVRIALNLKQLHADTAYVHLSRNGGEQFTPAFSSLNPQHLLPVLEDGGAVLTQSLAIIEYLDETRTGQKLLPADALGRARVRQLAMVCACDIHPLNNLRVLNYLTGPLALSQEQKNAWYQHWTHLGLAALEAQLANSPHTGRFCHGDTPTLADCCLVPQVYNARRFQCDLAPYPTILRIVAQCEALPAFQHAHPDTQPDAE; from the coding sequence ATGAAACTGCATGGCTATTACCGCAGCTCCGCGTCCTACCGCGTGCGCATCGCGCTGAACCTGAAACAGCTGCATGCCGACACGGCCTATGTGCACCTGAGCCGCAATGGCGGCGAGCAGTTCACGCCCGCGTTTTCCAGCCTGAACCCGCAGCATCTGCTGCCCGTGCTGGAGGACGGCGGCGCCGTGCTGACGCAATCCTTGGCCATCATCGAATACCTGGACGAGACGCGGACGGGGCAAAAACTGCTGCCGGCCGATGCCCTGGGCCGCGCCCGCGTGCGCCAGCTGGCCATGGTCTGCGCCTGCGACATCCATCCGCTGAACAACCTGCGCGTCCTGAATTACCTGACGGGGCCTTTGGCCCTGTCGCAGGAGCAGAAGAACGCGTGGTACCAGCACTGGACCCATCTGGGTTTGGCCGCGCTGGAAGCGCAGCTGGCAAATAGTCCCCACACGGGCCGGTTCTGCCATGGCGACACGCCGACCCTGGCCGACTGCTGCCTGGTGCCGCAGGTGTACAACGCGCGGCGCTTCCAGTGCGACCTGGCGCCGTATCCCACGATCCTGCGCATCGTCGCGCAGTGCGAGGCGCTGCCGGCGTTTCAGCACGCGCACCCGGATACACAGCCAGACGCAGAATAA